Proteins found in one Brassica oleracea var. oleracea cultivar TO1000 unplaced genomic scaffold, BOL UnpScaffold01664, whole genome shotgun sequence genomic segment:
- the LOC106321446 gene encoding uncharacterized protein LOC106321446, translating into MEMSNKHVSTFIFFLGLAVLHGIQYTEERHLKITSLEIESTYMNPEAENSSIVVTYTRRSVLQKAVITHPTDFRSTNPGNSPGVGHSHGRH; encoded by the coding sequence ATGGAAATGTCAAACAAGCATgtttctacatttatatttttccttGGATTGGCTGTTTTGCATGGAATTCAGTATACAGAAGAGAGACATTTGAAAATTACTTCGTTAGAGATTGAGTCAACTTATATGAATCCTGAGGCTGAGAATTCTAGCATTGTGGTCACATATACACGACGTAGTGTTCTTCAAAAGGCGGTCATCACCCACCCCACAGACTTCAGGTCGACAAATCCCGGCAACAGCCCAGGTGTTGGACACTCTCATGGACGACATTGA